The DNA segment TCAAGCAGTGGTGCAATCCTCCGTAACCGCCAATGGTTTCTTGGTAAGCTCCCGTATTGAAAAAGCCAATATACAAAGGTTTTTCCTTGTTGTATTTAGGCAAGTAAATGGCATTCATGTTTTGCTCGGAATTGTAATAATCATCGCTGTCGCAAGTCATTCCGCCCAGTAAGACCCTTTCGTATGTATCATTCCAACGATTGACGGCCAACATGATAAAACGTTTGTTGATTGCCCAAGTGTCTGGCAAAGTGGTGATGAAAGAGGAATCAATCATGTTCCATTTCTCCCTGTCATTTTGTTGCTTTTGATACAAAATTTGGTAAATGGCTCCACCGCTTTCACCAACTGTAAATGAACCAAATTCAGTAAAAATATTGGGAACATCCACTTCGGCTTCGTCACAGGCAATCTTGATTTGATTGATGATTTCGTCAATCATATATTGGTAATCGTATTCAAACGCCAAGGAATTTTTGATTGGAAAACCACCACCAATGTTCAATCCGTCCAAGGTTGGGCATTCTCTTTTCAAAGCCACGTAAACCTTGATACATTTTACCAATTCGTTCCAGTAATAGGCATTGTCGTTGATACCGGTATTGATGAAAAAGTGCAACATTTTAAGTTCCAACTTTTTGTTTTCCTGAATTTGTTTTTTGTAAAATTGGACTATGTTTTTGTAACCAATACCCAATCTAGAAGTATAAAACTCGAATTTTGGTTCTTCCTCGGCTGCAATACGAATTCCAATTTTGAATTTTCGCTTGATCTTGTCTTGCAAAATATCCAATTCTTCGTAATTGTCAATAATTGGAATAGTATTTTTATGTCCATTATTGATCAATCGGGCAATGTTTTCAATGTATTGGTCTCTTTTGAAACCGTTGCAAATCACGTAAGTGCTTTTGTTGATTTTACCTGACTCCAACAAATTTTCAACAATATTGATGTCGAACGCCGAAGAGGTTTCGATGTGAATATTGTTCTTGAAAGCCTCGTTCATTATGTATTGAAAATGAGAACTTTTGGTGCAATAACAATAGTAATATTTGGCCTCGTAATTGTTCTTTTCCATCGACTTGCGAAACCAGTTTTTGGCTTTGTTGATGTTGTTGGAAATTTGCGGCAAATAAGTGAATTTTAATGGGGTGCCATATTTTTCCACCAATTTCATCAAGTCGATATTGTGAAATTCGAGGTTGTCTTTGTTTAAAGTAAACTCTTCTTGAGGAAAATAATAGGTTTGATTTATTAAATCGAAATATTTTGTATTCATCTGACTTTTAGTATTTTAGGTTAATTGTATTTGGAAAATAAATTAAACTAAAATTCAAACCCTGATATTGGCATAAACAATTTGAAGCTTCTCGTGGTCGGCTTTCAAATACTGGAAGAGGTCAAAACTAAAAGCCCCTTTAATGCCATAAAAACGCTTCAATATTCTTTGAAAAGAGCTATTGCTTTCGATTTTGATGGAACTATAATTTCTTTGGTTTTGATTTTTTTTCATTCCTGCAAATGTAAAAAATATAATAGACGTAATGCAACCCTTTTTTATAAAAAAACTTTAAGATTTATAATCTTCGAAAGCCTTTAGAATCAATTCGTTTTCAACAGATTGATTGATTAATATTTTTCCGATACCGTCAATCAAGGCAAACTGGATGTTGCCGTATTCATTTTTCTTGTCATGAATGAGTAATTCCAAGATGGGGTCGATGTCGCTTTCTTCAAAAACAACCTCATCATAGATTGATTTTATTGTAGTTTTTATCTGATTGTATTCTGCAAGGTTTATCAAGTTTTTCTCCAATGAGATATAACTTTCCAAAATCATTCCTATGGCAATGGCTTCTCCGTGCAACAAGGATTTCTTGTTTTCGTTTTCCAGAAAATAACTTTCGATGGCGTGGCCTAAAGTATGCCCGAAATTCAAGGCTTTACGAATATTTTTTTCTGTTGGATCCTGGATTACGACTTCATTCTTGATTTCGACGGAACGGTAGATCAATTCATCAAAATCGGCAAAATCCACGGCTTTCAAATCCAGAAATTTTTCCCAATATTTCTTGTCGTAAATCAATCCGTGTTTGAGCATTTCGGCCAATCCTGAGCGCATTTCCTCTTTGGAAAGTGTTTCTAGATATTGGGTGTCAATAAGTACCATTTGCGGTACATTAATTACGCCAATCTGGTTTTTCAAATTGCCTAAATCAACACCTGTTTTACCGCCTACGGAAGCATCTACCATAGAAAGTAATGTCGTCGGAATATTGATGAAATCCATTCCTCGTTTGAATGTAGAAGCAACAAAACCGCCTAAATCCGTGACAACTCCGCCACCCAAATTGATGACAAGGCTTTTTCTGTCGGCACCCAATTCGGTCAAAACATTCCAAATTTCGACACAAGTTTCTATGTTTTTATTTGGTTCGCCAGCTTCAAATTCAACAATTTCCGTATGTATATCAGTGGCTAAATAAGGCAGGAATTTTGACAAACATAACGCTTCGGTATTGCTGTCCACAATGATGAATAGGTTGGAATATTTGCTTTCTTTCAGGAATAAATTAAGAGCTTCATATCCTTTTTCGTTGAAATATATTGGATAATTGTTGGCTTGAATTGGCTGCATAGTATATCGTTAATTTGAATGGCAAAATAAGGTAATTTTTGGGGAATAATATTCAAAACTCTCTTTATATTTGTATAAAAATATAACAAAAAATGCGAAATATTTTCAAAAACACACAAATTGCATTCTCTTTAAAAAGCGATACCGAACTCGATAGAGCTTATTTTCTTTTTAAAATGATTGCCAATGAACCACTTGTTCGAATAGGAACCGCAGTAACTAATTTTGCCCTAAAGACCCATCTTCCGGTGGAAGGTTTGATTCGTGCCACTGTTTTTGACCATTTTTGTGGTGGTGTAAATGAGGATGATTGTCTAACGGTTGTAGACAAATTGTTTACCAAAGGCGTTTCGTCTGTCTTGGATTATTCCGTGGAAGGAAAAGAAGAAGAAGAACAATTTGATGCCGTTTTGGGAAAAACCTTGAAATTGATAGAGTTTGCCAAAGAAAAGAAAGCTATTCCGTTTGCCGTTTTTAAACCAACAGGTTTTGGACGCATTGATTTATACGAGAAAATTGGGGAAGGGCAACCATTAAATGCAGCCGAAACCGAAGAATGGAACAAGGTTGTGGCGCGTTTTGACAAAGTGTGCAAGGCATCTTATGATAGTGATGTGGCGTTGTTGATTGATGCCGAGGAAAGCTGGATGCAAAACCCGGTAGATGATTTGGTCGAAAAAATGATGGTAAAATACAATAAAGCGAAGCCGATTGTTTTCAATACCTTGCAAATGTACCGTTGGAATCGATTGGATTATTTGAAAAAATTGCACGAAAAAGCAAAACAAGAAGGATTTTATATCGGAATGAAACTGGTTCGTGGTGCTTATATGGAAAAAGAAAACGAGCGCGCCGTTGAAAAAGGGTATCCAACTCCTATCTGTCCTTCAAAAGAAGCTACGGATGAAAATTATGAAGCAGCCGTGAAATATATGGTTGACCACATAGATACGATGTCAATTTTTGAGGGAACGCACAACGAAGCCAGCACGTATTTCTTGATGGATTTGATGGAAGAAAGAGGAATCAAATTGAATGATGACCGAATTTGGTTTGGCCAATTATACGGAATGAGCGACAACATTAGTTTTAATTTGGCAGCCAATGGATATAATGTGGCCAAGTATTTGCCATTTGGCCCCGTAAAAGACGTGATGCCGTACTTGATTCGCCGTGCCGAAGAAAACACCTCGGTGTCGGGACAAACCAGCCGAGAATTGGAAATGATAAAAACGGAACGCGACAGGAGGAAAGGGAAATAAAAAGAGTATTCAGTCTGCAGTTTTCAGTAGTCAGTTTAAACCCGACAGGTTTTTGAAACCTGTGGTTTTTATTTGAATTAAATTTTAAGAATGACTAAACTGCAAATGGCTCAAGTTTTTATAAATTCCATTTTCTAAAGCAATCAATTCCTGATGGGTTCCTTGTTCGGAAATCACTCCTTTGTCCAAAACCAAAATTTGGTCGGCACTTCGAATGGTGGAGAGACGGTGTGCAATAATAATGCTCGTTCTTCCTTCCATCAAGATTTCCAGGGCTTCCTGAACCAGTTTTTCGCTTTCGCTGTCCAAGGATGATGTGGCTTCGTCCAATATTAAAATACTCGGATTTTTAAGCAAGGCTCTGGCAATGGCAACACGTTGTCTTTGCCCTCCAGAAAGTTTAACGCCTCTTTCTCCTACTAGAGTTTCAAATTTATCAGGAAAACTTTCGATAAAACTCAAGGCGTTGGCTTGTTTGGCTGCCAACATAATTTCTTCATCGGTGGCATCTGGATTTCCATAAGCTATGTTTTCCTTGATGGTTCCACCAAATAGAATTACGTCTTGAGGTACGATGCTCATATTGCCACGAAGATTTTCCAAATCATAATCGTAGATGTTTTTTCCATCTACCAAAATCTCCCCACTGTCAATGTCGTAAAAGCGCAACAACAAGGAAGCGATGGTTGATTTTCCAACACCGCTCGGTCCCACAATGGCTATTTTTTGTCCAAAGTTGGCAGTGAAGTTCACGCCTTTCAAGACTTTCATCTCTTTTCTGGAAGGGTAGGTGAAACCCACGTTTTTGAAAGTGACATTGCCTTGTATCTTTTGAACGGAATGCGAATTTTGGGTCGAATTGATTTTCTCGGGAGTTTCGTCCAATAATTCAAAAACACGTTCGGTGGCTCCAATCGCTTTTTGGATTTGGGCATACAATTCGGCGATTCCTCCAAAAGAAGCCCCCACGAAAGTGGAATACAATATGAAAGAGATTAATTGTCCCACACTCATTTCGCCACTAATGCTCAATCGAACGCCATACCAAACCACGGCAACGATGGCTCCAAAAAGACAAAAAATGATGAAGGAAGCAAAGTAACCCCTGTATTTTCCGCCTTTGATGGCCAATTTTACGACTTCGTTTATCTTTCCTTTATATCTTGCAATTTCATACCATTCATTGGCGAAAGCCTTGACAATACTGATTCCCTGCATCGTTTCCTCTACAATAACCTGGCTTTCGGCAACCTGGTCTTGTACTTTTTTGGAATATTTTCGAATGAATCGACCAAATACAACTGCTGC comes from the Flavobacterium limnophilum genome and includes:
- a CDS encoding arginine decarboxylase produces the protein MNTKYFDLINQTYYFPQEEFTLNKDNLEFHNIDLMKLVEKYGTPLKFTYLPQISNNINKAKNWFRKSMEKNNYEAKYYYCYCTKSSHFQYIMNEAFKNNIHIETSSAFDINIVENLLESGKINKSTYVICNGFKRDQYIENIARLINNGHKNTIPIIDNYEELDILQDKIKRKFKIGIRIAAEEEPKFEFYTSRLGIGYKNIVQFYKKQIQENKKLELKMLHFFINTGINDNAYYWNELVKCIKVYVALKRECPTLDGLNIGGGFPIKNSLAFEYDYQYMIDEIINQIKIACDEAEVDVPNIFTEFGSFTVGESGGAIYQILYQKQQNDREKWNMIDSSFITTLPDTWAINKRFIMLAVNRWNDTYERVLLGGMTCDSDDYYNSEQNMNAIYLPKYNKEKPLYIGFFNTGAYQETIGGYGGLHHCLIPQPKHILIDKDENGILATEVFSEQQTADQVLEILGYNKK
- the aroB gene encoding 3-dehydroquinate synthase, encoding MQPIQANNYPIYFNEKGYEALNLFLKESKYSNLFIIVDSNTEALCLSKFLPYLATDIHTEIVEFEAGEPNKNIETCVEIWNVLTELGADRKSLVINLGGGVVTDLGGFVASTFKRGMDFINIPTTLLSMVDASVGGKTGVDLGNLKNQIGVINVPQMVLIDTQYLETLSKEEMRSGLAEMLKHGLIYDKKYWEKFLDLKAVDFADFDELIYRSVEIKNEVVIQDPTEKNIRKALNFGHTLGHAIESYFLENENKKSLLHGEAIAIGMILESYISLEKNLINLAEYNQIKTTIKSIYDEVVFEESDIDPILELLIHDKKNEYGNIQFALIDGIGKILINQSVENELILKAFEDYKS
- a CDS encoding proline dehydrogenase family protein yields the protein MRNIFKNTQIAFSLKSDTELDRAYFLFKMIANEPLVRIGTAVTNFALKTHLPVEGLIRATVFDHFCGGVNEDDCLTVVDKLFTKGVSSVLDYSVEGKEEEEQFDAVLGKTLKLIEFAKEKKAIPFAVFKPTGFGRIDLYEKIGEGQPLNAAETEEWNKVVARFDKVCKASYDSDVALLIDAEESWMQNPVDDLVEKMMVKYNKAKPIVFNTLQMYRWNRLDYLKKLHEKAKQEGFYIGMKLVRGAYMEKENERAVEKGYPTPICPSKEATDENYEAAVKYMVDHIDTMSIFEGTHNEASTYFLMDLMEERGIKLNDDRIWFGQLYGMSDNISFNLAANGYNVAKYLPFGPVKDVMPYLIRRAEENTSVSGQTSRELEMIKTERDRRKGK
- a CDS encoding ABC transporter ATP-binding protein, translated to MARFKENDLPKSKITASSLSKATIIFQYATGHHWKFYTGLVFLLLTGATALAFPKLMGMLVDCVKDKSYSQVNNIALLLIGILFLQSIFSFFRVSLFVNFTEHTLANLRLSLYSNLVKLPMQFFSHKRVGELNSRISSDIAQIQDTLTTTIAEFLRQFILIIGGVILLATESVKLTLLMLSVVPLVAVAAVVFGRFIRKYSKKVQDQVAESQVIVEETMQGISIVKAFANEWYEIARYKGKINEVVKLAIKGGKYRGYFASFIIFCLFGAIVAVVWYGVRLSISGEMSVGQLISFILYSTFVGASFGGIAELYAQIQKAIGATERVFELLDETPEKINSTQNSHSVQKIQGNVTFKNVGFTYPSRKEMKVLKGVNFTANFGQKIAIVGPSGVGKSTIASLLLRFYDIDSGEILVDGKNIYDYDLENLRGNMSIVPQDVILFGGTIKENIAYGNPDATDEEIMLAAKQANALSFIESFPDKFETLVGERGVKLSGGQRQRVAIARALLKNPSILILDEATSSLDSESEKLVQEALEILMEGRTSIIIAHRLSTIRSADQILVLDKGVISEQGTHQELIALENGIYKNLSHLQFSHS